The Lepeophtheirus salmonis chromosome 1, UVic_Lsal_1.4, whole genome shotgun sequence genome has a segment encoding these proteins:
- the LOC121114965 gene encoding LOW QUALITY PROTEIN: uncharacterized protein (The sequence of the model RefSeq protein was modified relative to this genomic sequence to represent the inferred CDS: deleted 1 base in 1 codon), protein MFSFGTPTTTASGTASTGFSFGTPATAASTGFSFGTPTAAPTAPATGFGLGTPTAAAATNPAVASPARGFGFGTPTGGGVAAASTAAATGFSFGTPQTTAAAGVDPWIYGWRAASKAKTPTTAAGILGTPVQAQGTTSSSFSFSLGGTPTATSTTMPPASTAAPSSAFSFGLQSATPTTTATAPGLSFGAPATTKPPAFGVASAATTAAPSGFGITTASTTTAPAGFGITTASTTTAPAGFGITTASTTTPTVGFGIATAATTTPSSKRGLSFGTTVTATTAAASPSGFAFGTTPATTATTGLNFGKPAISASSTAPGTTTSASTLAATAPNATLSTTTTTTAASAASVSMNYRQLEEAINKWTLELEEQEKVFLNQATQVNAWDRLLISNGENIVTLNEQVEKVKLDQQRLEHELDFIKGQQSELEEILRPLESSLNTSDTSGPPPDTERERTYHLAETMDAQLQRMSEDLKEIIEHLNSANRHQDSNDPIVQIGRVLNAHMDSLQWIDQSTSQVQRKLDEVTKIYEIRKKDNERTTGIVNY, encoded by the exons ATGTTTTCCTTTGGAACGCCTACGACAACTGCATCAGGGACGGCTTCAACAGGGTTTTCCTTTGGCACACCTGCTACCGCAGCAAGTACGGGATTTTCCTTTGGCACCCCCACAGCGGCCCCGACAGCTCCAGCCACAGGGTTTGGTTTGGGGACTCCAACTGCGGCAGCAGCCACAAACCCAGCAGTAGCCTCTCCCGCCAGAGGATTTGGTTTTGGGACGCCCACAGGAGGAGGAGTAGCAGCCGCTTCAACAGCAGCGGCCACAGGTTTCTCTTTTGGAACACCACAGACGACTGCCGCCGCAGGGGTGGACCCCTGGATTTATGGGTGGAGGGCCGCCAGC AAAGCTAAGACGCCCACAACTGCAGCAGGGATTCTGGGTACTCCCGTCCAAGCCCAAGGGACGACGTCTTCCTCCTTTTCCTTTAGTCTCGGTGGAACACCTACTGCTACATCAACGACAATGCCTCCAGCATCTACAGCAGCACCCTCTTCTGCCTTTAGCTTTGGTCTTCAGAGCGCCACACCCACAACCACAGCAACTGCTCCTGGGTTATCTTTTGGCGCTCCAGCTACCACGAAGCCTCCTGCATTTGGTGTAGCCTCGGCGGCAACCACAGCAGCTCCATCTGGATTTGGTATTACGACAGCATCAACAACGACGGCTCCAGCCGGATTTGGTATCACGACAGCATCAACAACGACGGCTCCAGCCGGATTTGGTATCACGACAGCATCAACAACGACGCCTACAGTCGGATTTGGTATTGCGACAGCGGCGACAACAACTCCCTCTTCAAAAAGAGGACTCTCATTTGGTACAACGGTCACAGCCACTACAGCTGCAGCATCTCCTTCTGGGTTCGCTTTTGGAACAACCCCCGCAACTACGGCTACTACAGGACTTAATTTTGGAAAACCCGCAATAAGTGCATCTTCCACAGCCCCTGGAACCACAACCTCTGCCTCCACGCTTGCAGCCACTGCCCCTAATGCAACTCTCTCGACGACCACAac GACTACAGCGGCTTCGGCAGCCAGTGTTTCTATGAATTATCGTCAGTTAGAGGAAGCGATCAATAAGTGGACCTTAGAGTTGGAGGAGCAAGAAAAGGTGTTTCTCAATCAAGCCACACAAGTCAATGCCTGGGATCGTCTCCTGATATCAAATGGAGAGAATATTGTCACTCTCAATGAGCAAGTAGAGAAAGTGAAGCTTGATCAacaa aGGTTGGAGCACGAATTAGATTTTATTAAAGGGCAACAAAGCGAATTAGAAGAAATTTTACGCCCACTGGAATCTTCATTAAACACATCTGATACGTCTGGGCCACCTCCAGACACTGAAAGAGAGCGAACATATCATTTGGCTGAAACAATGGATGCTCAACTCCAAAGGATGTCCGAggatttgaaagaaattattgaGCATCTAAACTCTGCAAACCGTCATCAAGACTCAAATGATCCAATCGTACAAATTGGACGTGTTCTTAACGCACATATGGATTCTCTTCAATGGATTGATCAAAGTACTTCTCAAGTGCAAAGAAAATTAGATGAAGTTACGAAGATTTATGAGATTCGTAAGAAGGATAATGAGCGGACCACAGGGATtgtgaattattaa